The following are from one region of the Aquipuribacter nitratireducens genome:
- a CDS encoding galactokinase produces MSTDVLWAPAPEPHAHLDDVLDAFTTLVGGRPDGVWAAPGRVNLVGEHVDYNGGPVLPFAIPHRGLVAARRRDDGLLRLASRQDGSRWEGPVAGLAPGGVPGWAAYAAGVVWALAEVGLVGPHDVPGLDLVVDGRVPLGAGLSSSASLTCAVAVAVAGLAGLPDDDVARRSLAAACVRAENEFAGAPTGGMDQAVSLRARDGAVLLLDCATFDVEHVPVPADAELLVVDTRTHHALTDGQYGGRRSTCERAAGLLGVDRLADLLPGAAVDDAVVLDHVLPRLPDDELRRAVRHVLTEVGRVHEVVAHLRAGTLAGAGPALVASHASMRDDFRISTPELDLVVDSALVAGSPGARMTGGGFGGSAVVLAPPGGSDALAEAVTRAASDAGHRQPQVLRVRPSAPAGRVA; encoded by the coding sequence GTGAGCACCGACGTCCTCTGGGCCCCGGCGCCCGAGCCGCACGCGCACCTCGACGACGTCCTCGACGCCTTCACCACGCTGGTCGGCGGACGACCCGACGGCGTGTGGGCGGCACCCGGGCGCGTCAACCTCGTCGGGGAGCACGTCGACTACAACGGCGGCCCGGTCCTGCCCTTCGCCATCCCCCACCGCGGCCTGGTCGCGGCGCGACGTCGTGACGACGGGCTCCTGCGCCTCGCCTCGCGGCAGGACGGCTCACGGTGGGAGGGTCCCGTCGCCGGCCTCGCGCCGGGCGGGGTCCCCGGGTGGGCCGCGTACGCCGCTGGGGTCGTGTGGGCGCTCGCCGAGGTGGGGCTCGTCGGACCCCACGACGTGCCGGGTCTCGACCTCGTGGTCGACGGCCGCGTGCCCCTGGGGGCGGGGCTGTCGTCGTCGGCGTCCCTCACGTGCGCCGTCGCCGTCGCCGTCGCGGGGCTTGCGGGCCTGCCCGACGACGACGTGGCGCGCCGGTCCCTCGCCGCGGCGTGCGTCCGGGCCGAGAACGAGTTCGCCGGCGCCCCGACGGGCGGCATGGACCAGGCGGTGTCCCTGCGGGCCCGTGACGGCGCGGTCCTGCTGCTCGACTGCGCGACGTTCGACGTCGAGCACGTGCCGGTGCCCGCCGACGCCGAGCTCCTCGTCGTCGACACCCGCACCCACCACGCCCTCACCGACGGGCAGTACGGCGGCAGGCGCAGCACGTGCGAGCGCGCCGCCGGGCTGCTCGGCGTCGACCGCCTCGCCGACCTCCTGCCGGGTGCCGCCGTCGACGACGCCGTCGTCCTCGACCACGTGCTGCCGCGGCTGCCGGACGACGAGCTGCGGCGTGCGGTGCGCCACGTCCTCACCGAGGTCGGTCGCGTCCACGAGGTCGTCGCGCACCTGAGGGCGGGCACGCTCGCCGGCGCCGGTCCGGCCCTCGTCGCCTCGCACGCCTCGATGCGGGACGACTTCCGCATCTCGACCCCCGAGCTCGACCTCGTCGTCGACAGCGCCCTCGTCGCGGGGTCACCGGGAGCCCGCATGACCGGTGGCGGGTTCGGCGGGTCCGCCGTCGTCCTCGCCCCGCCGGGCGGGAGCGACGCCCTCGCGGAGGCCGTCACCCGCGCGGCCTCGGACGCCGGGCACCGGCAGCCGCAGGTCCTGCGCGTCCGGCCCAGCGCGCCCGCCGGACGCGTGGCCTGA
- the galT gene encoding galactose-1-phosphate uridylyltransferase, which translates to MTTRPHDHARDPALAGHRVHRSRVLLSDGRELFYFDDTEPWVSGRTRPGDDTRDLPPLGPAARMRRDPLTGEWVPLASHRMNRTHLPPREACPLCPTAPGGTPSEVPAADYDVVVFENRFPSLNPRDPEPAGLVDGEALWPEDAAAGRCEVVCFTADHESTFADLHPARVRTVVEAWADRTAELSRLPAVRSVFCFENRGREIGVTLTHPHGQVYAYPYVPPRSAQHAARAAEHHAATGRDLLGDVLAAERRSTRRVVLTGEHWTAFVPAAARWPVEVHLVPHRHVLDLAGLDDAERDELALLYPRLLRLLDRFFEGEDGSPVTLPYIAGWFAAPVGPERDGDPAALPRLHLQVFSVLRAAGKLKFLAGSESGQGAWVSDTTPERIADRFAELVRTDRADPAPAGGSGA; encoded by the coding sequence ATGACGACACGCCCGCACGACCACGCCCGCGACCCGGCCCTCGCCGGGCACCGGGTGCACCGCAGCCGCGTGCTGCTGTCCGACGGTCGGGAGCTGTTCTACTTCGACGACACCGAGCCGTGGGTGTCGGGGCGGACCCGACCGGGCGACGACACGCGCGACCTGCCGCCGCTCGGGCCCGCGGCCCGCATGCGCCGGGACCCGCTGACCGGGGAGTGGGTGCCGCTGGCCTCGCACCGGATGAACCGCACCCACCTGCCGCCGCGCGAGGCGTGCCCGCTGTGCCCGACCGCACCGGGTGGGACGCCGAGCGAGGTGCCGGCGGCCGACTACGACGTCGTCGTCTTCGAGAACCGCTTCCCCTCCCTCAACCCCCGCGACCCCGAGCCCGCCGGCCTCGTCGACGGCGAGGCCCTGTGGCCGGAGGACGCCGCCGCGGGGCGTTGCGAGGTCGTGTGCTTCACCGCCGACCACGAGTCGACGTTCGCCGACCTGCACCCCGCCCGGGTGCGCACCGTCGTCGAGGCGTGGGCCGACCGCACCGCGGAGCTGTCGCGTCTGCCCGCGGTCCGCTCGGTGTTCTGCTTCGAGAACCGCGGGCGCGAGATCGGCGTCACGCTCACGCACCCGCACGGACAGGTCTACGCCTACCCGTACGTGCCCCCGCGCAGCGCGCAGCACGCCGCGCGCGCGGCCGAGCACCACGCGGCGACGGGCCGCGACCTCCTGGGCGACGTCCTCGCCGCCGAGCGCCGCAGCACCCGCCGCGTCGTCCTCACCGGGGAGCACTGGACGGCGTTCGTGCCCGCGGCCGCCCGTTGGCCCGTCGAGGTCCACCTCGTGCCGCACCGCCACGTCCTCGACCTCGCGGGCCTCGACGACGCCGAGCGCGACGAGCTCGCGCTCCTCTACCCGCGCCTGCTGCGGCTGCTCGACCGGTTCTTCGAGGGCGAGGACGGCTCGCCCGTCACGCTGCCGTACATCGCGGGGTGGTTCGCCGCGCCCGTGGGCCCGGAGCGCGACGGCGACCCCGCCGCACTCCCCCGGCTGCACCTGCAGGTGTTCTCCGTGCTGCGGGCGGCGGGCAAGCTGAAGTTCCTCGCGGGCTCGGAGTCCGGGCAGGGGGCGTGGGTGTCCGACACGACGCCGGAGCGGATCGCCGACCGGTTCGCCGAGCTCGTCCGCACCGATCGGGCGGATCCCGCACCGGCCGGGGGCAGCGGGGCGTGA
- a CDS encoding DeoR/GlpR family DNA-binding transcription regulator, with amino-acid sequence MSALARQRQQAILDQVRRDGAVRVSALVEELGVSDMTVRRDIAQLADRGLVVRVHGGATLADAPHSSFEPEFRTKLGEQREEKLAIARLAATLVPPGSSVALSAGTTTLALAEQLREVPDLTVVTNSVPVADALHDPERRDRTVVLTGGTRTPSDALVGPVAVQALRDLHVDTLFLGVHGFSERTGCTSPNMVEAATNKAMIAAAGRTVVVSDHTKLRLVGLSTIVPLDDVDVLVSDSGLGAADRAMLSTHVGRLLVADVHDAGADAEIPPTAGGHA; translated from the coding sequence GTGAGCGCGTTGGCGCGGCAGCGCCAGCAGGCGATCCTCGACCAGGTCCGCCGTGACGGCGCGGTGCGCGTGAGCGCCCTCGTCGAGGAGCTCGGCGTGTCCGACATGACGGTGCGCCGCGACATCGCCCAGCTCGCCGACCGGGGTCTCGTCGTGCGGGTGCACGGCGGCGCCACCCTCGCCGACGCCCCGCACTCGAGCTTCGAGCCGGAGTTCCGCACCAAGCTCGGGGAGCAGCGGGAGGAGAAGCTCGCGATCGCCCGGCTCGCCGCCACCCTCGTACCGCCCGGGTCGTCGGTCGCGCTGTCCGCGGGCACGACGACCCTCGCCCTCGCCGAGCAGCTGCGGGAGGTGCCCGACCTCACGGTCGTGACGAACTCCGTGCCGGTCGCCGACGCCCTCCACGACCCCGAGCGGCGGGACCGCACGGTCGTCCTCACCGGCGGCACCCGGACGCCCTCGGACGCGCTCGTCGGTCCGGTCGCGGTGCAGGCGCTCCGCGACCTCCACGTCGACACCCTCTTCCTGGGGGTGCACGGCTTCTCGGAGCGCACGGGGTGCACGAGCCCGAACATGGTCGAGGCGGCGACCAACAAGGCGATGATCGCCGCGGCGGGACGGACCGTCGTGGTGAGCGACCACACGAAGCTCCGGCTCGTCGGGCTGTCGACGATCGTCCCCCTCGACGACGTCGACGTGCTCGTGTCCGACTCCGGGCTCGGCGCGGCGGACCGCGCCATGCTCAGCACCCACGTCGGGCGGCTCCTCGTCGCCGACGTCCACGACGCCGGGGCGGACGCCGAGATCCCGCCCACCGCCGGAGGTCACGCATGA